Proteins co-encoded in one Trichoplusia ni isolate ovarian cell line Hi5 chromosome 19, tn1, whole genome shotgun sequence genomic window:
- the LOC113503539 gene encoding uncharacterized protein LOC113503539, translating into MVDNKEEDKDFFMTYRVGVKTPAFNADDPQLWFAQLEGQFVLSNITTDNTKFYYVLAQLEPQHSAQVRDLIVNPPSTGRYEKLKAELIKRLSASQERKIKQLLMHEELGDRKPTQFLRHLQQLAGPTVPTDFIRSIWCSRLPANLQTIVTMQANSSLEEVAELVDRINDIVPVTAQVAATSMPVPGQVASSQPATSQQSSAIEALTQTVAELSRKLEVMSSQLRHRSSRSRSGGRFNQNRHRSQSRTRDNRYCYYHSRFGDKARRCTEPCAYNKKALNHQGSH; encoded by the coding sequence ATGGTGGACAACAAAGAAGAGGACAAGGATTTCTTCATGACGTACCGAGTGGGGGTCAAGACACCAGCCTTCAACGCAGATGATCCACAATTATGGTTCGCGCAGCTTGAGGGCCAGTTCGTTCTCTCCAACATTACCACAGACAACACGAAGTTTTATTACGTGCTGGCGCAGCTCGAGCCACAGCATTCAGCTCAAGTACGTGACCTCATAGTGAATCCCCCCTCCACCGGCAGATACGAGAAACTGAAAGCAGAGCTTATTAAACGATTGTCCGCCTCACAGGAAAGGAAGATTAAACAGCTACTCATGCATGAGGAGTTAGGAGACAGGAAACCCACCCAATTTCTCCGCCACCTGCAGCAACTGGCTGGACCCACTGTCCCGACCGACTTCATCAGATCAATTTGGTGCAGTAGGTTGCCGGCGAACCTCCAAACTATAGTCACGATGCAAGCAAACTCCAGCCTAGAAGAAGTAGCAGAATTAGTAGACCGCATCAATGACATCGTTCCAGTAACCGCGCAAGTAGCTGCTACTAGCATGCCAGTGCCTGGGCAAGTAGCTAGCTCACAGCCCGCAACGAGCCAACAAAGCAGCGCTATCGAAGCGTTGACACAAACAGTGGCTGAGCTATCACGAAAACTTGAGGTTATGAGCTCGCAGTTACGTCACCGATCTTCCCGTTCCCGTTCTGGAGGAAGGTTTAACCAGAACCGCCACCGATCACAATCCCGCACGAGAGACAACCGGTACTGTTACTACCACAGCCGATTTGGCGACAAAGCCCGCAGATGTACAGAACCATGTGCCTATAATAAGAAGGCGTTAAACCACCAAGGCAGCCACTAA